The Malus domestica chromosome 08, GDT2T_hap1 genomic interval CCGTGCCAGGTCAACCGCCTCTTAGGGCTGCCTACGCTGCCGGAAGCACTGGCGGCTTTCAGCCTTCGAGAGAGGTTTCACCAGTTGTTTTTTCAGGGCTCCTCGTCGTCGTCAGCAACAAAGCCACGACATCAGGTGGAAATTGAAGAGGGAAGTAGCTGCCCGGTTTGTTTGGAGGAGATGGCGGGAAAGCAAGAGAAGGTGGTGGCTTGCGGGACGTGTAGAAACCCTATACacgaagagtgtttgatgacgTGGAAGAGGAGCAGCGGGGGGAGGTCGGCTAGTTGCGTGATTTGTAGGGCAAGGTGGAAGGATATTAATAGGATTATGAAACAAGATAAGTACTTGAATTTGGCTGCTTATTATGCTACTAATCATGATCAAGATGACATTGGTA includes:
- the LOC103441158 gene encoding uncharacterized protein, which gives rise to MDSVASTSSPPNHHPRRPRTRFKPTQPFADRILRALHHQLRLLHRRDSNFFVLGATGNVYTVSLSATPSCTCPDRTTPCKHIFFVFIRALGLPLDDACLRRRTLRPCQVNRLLGLPTLPEALAAFSLRERFHQLFFQGSSSSSATKPRHQVEIEEGSSCPVCLEEMAGKQEKVVACGTCRNPIHEECLMTWKRSSGGRSASCVICRARWKDINRIMKQDKYLNLAAYYATNHDQDDIGNASEGLSGDG